One segment of Theobroma cacao cultivar B97-61/B2 chromosome 9, Criollo_cocoa_genome_V2, whole genome shotgun sequence DNA contains the following:
- the LOC108663298 gene encoding aluminum-activated malate transporter 2-like, giving the protein MAPSNQENDGTLAARCHCHCHFHWFKTLPAKSRANVVTIAEKAKKIGNDDPRKVIHALKVGLAVTLVSLFYYFEPLYDGFGVNAMWALLTTVIVFEFSVGATMGKGLNRMMATLVAGALGLLANWVATLCGKTGEPILLATFVYIIAATITFIRFFPEAKARYDFGLLVFILTFCLVSISGYREDEVLGIALKRISTIIIGSCTAMIVCVCIRPVWVGEDLHNLIASNLEKTANSLQGFGGEYFGVSKQEQANNDKSFLQGYKSVLTSSNSEETMASLATWEPRHGRFRFRHPWKQYLKVGTLTRQCAYRIEALNSYLNSEIQTPLEIRKRIEEPCMTISTETGKALKEVASIMNDMIESTSANIHLANSNSAAENLKSVLKTEIWDDTDLLEMAPAVAVASLLLDIVTCTQSLVEAVDELASLARFKKLDSTMTQEQRNSFRRGTVQPISNDDVQHHIVNLAE; this is encoded by the exons ATGGCGCCTTCAAACCAAGAGAATGATGGAACTCTTGCTGCGCGGTGCCACTGCCACTGCCACTTCCACTGGTTCAAGACCTTGCCTGCGAAGTCAAGGGCAAACGTTGTTACGATTGCTGAAAAGGCCAAAAAAATTGGCAATGATGATCCGAGAAAAGTTATTCATGCATTGAAAGTAGGTCTAGCAGTTACTCTGGTTTCGTTATTCTACTACTTTGAACCACTTTATGATGGTTTTGGTGTCAATGCAATGTGGGCACTTTTAACTACTGTaattgtttttgaattttctgtTG GTGCGACAATGGGAAAGGGATTAAACAGAATGATGGCAACATTGGTAGCTGGTGCTCTGGGACTTTTAGCCAATTGGGTGGCAACCCTGTGTGGGAAGACAGGGGAGCCAATATTACTTGCTACTTTTGTCTACATAATAG CGGCAACAATAACATTTATTAGATTCTTTCCTGAAGCGAAGGCGAGATATGATTTTGGGCTGCTAGTATTCATCCTGACCTTTTGCTTGGTATCTATTTCGGGTTATCGAGAGGATGAAGTTCTTGGCATTGCCTTGAAGAGGATATCAACCATCATCATCGGTAGTTGCACCGCCATGATAGTGTGCGTTTGTATCCGCCCTGTTTGGGTAGGAGAGGATCTACACAACCTTATCGCTTCCAACCTGGAAAAGACAGCAAATTCTTTGCAAG GTTTCGGAGGTGAATACTTTGGAGTATCTAAACAAGAGCAAGCCAACAATGATAAGTCATTTCTTCAAGGATACAAAAGTGTTCTTACTTCCTCAAACAGCGAGGAGACAATG GCTAGTTTAGCAACTTGGGAACCACGCCATGGCCGGTTCAGATTTCGCCACCCTTGGAAACAGTACCTCAAAGTTGGAACCTTGACTCGTCAATGTGCATATAGAATTGAAGCTCTTAACAGCTATCTTAACTCCGAAATCCAA ACTCCTTTGGAAATACGTAAAAGAATTGAAGAGCCTTGCATGACAATTAGCACGGAAACGGGAAAGGCATTGAAAGAAGTAGCATCAATAATGAATGATATGATTGAATCGACATCTGCTAATATCCACCTCGCAAACTCAAATAGTGCAGCTGAAAATCTGAAGTCTGTGCTCAAAACAGAAATATGGGACGACACTGATCTCCTAGAGATGGCACCAGCTGTTGCAGTCGCTTCTCTTTTACTAGACATTGTAACATGCACGCAAAGTCTTGTTGAAGCTGTTGATGAATTAGCCTCTCTCGCACGGTTTAAGAAGCTAGACTCAACAATGACGCAAGAACAACGAAATTCGTTTCGCAGGGGTACAGTGCAGCCAATATCTAATGATGATGTACAACATCATATAGTTAATCTTGCGGAATAA
- the LOC108663299 gene encoding aluminum-activated malate transporter 2-like, with product MSSPAHEINPGPFSYGRQWLKALLPSKTLNNRVVELARKAKNLGKDDPRKVVHSLKVALALTLVSLFYYFKPLCNGFGVNAIWAVLTVIFVLEFSVGATLGKGLNRMLATLLAAALGIGAHNLAIIFGKTGEPILLSFLVSVVGASFTFLRFLPEMKVKYDFGLMVFILTFCLISILSYREELLIIALQRLLTIVVGSCAAIFVSIIIFPVCIGEDLHNLVAVNLEKLGTFLEGFGAEYFSVPQEGVSIQEKLFPRRYKSVLTSQESEENMASLATWEPRHGRFRFRHPWKQHRKVGDLTRECAYKIEALNSYPFEIRSRIQEPCTMISLETGKALKDLASAMQEMVQSTSVDSHISNSKIAAENLKALIKSGLWEGVELLETIPATAVVSVLLDLVVCTEKIAEVVHQLASLAHFKSNMTAERSQSIGRSTIRPMSSIDPRENHVINIVE from the exons ATGTCATCTCCAGCTCATGAAATTAATCCTGGCCCTTTCTCTTATGGGCGCCAGTGGCTCAAGGCCCTGCTGCCTAGCAAGACATTGAATAATAGAGTAGTTGAACTTGCAAGGAAGGCCAAGAATCTGGGGAAAGATGATCCTAGAAAGGTTGTTCATTCCCTAAAAGTGGCTTTGGCCCTCACTCTTGTTTCATTATTCTACTACTTTAAGCCACTTTGCAATGGCTTTGGCGTCAATGCCATTTGGGCTGTTCTAACTGTTATCTTTGTCCTTGAATTTTCTGTGG GGGCCACACTTGGTAAAGGTTTAAATAGGATGCTAGCAACGCTGCTAGCTGCTGCTTTAGGTATTGGGGCTCATAACTTAGCAATTATCTTTGGGAAGACTGGAGAGCCTATATTACTCTCATTCTTGGTCTCTGTAGTAG GCGCGTCTTTCACATTTCTAAGATTCTTGCCTGAAATGAAAGTGAAATACGATTTCGGGTTAATGGTTTTCATACTTACCTTCTGTCTGATATCTATATTGAGTTATCGAGAAGAACTTCTAATCATCGCGCTGCAAAGGCTACTGACGATCGTTGTTGGCAGCTGTGCTGCCATTTTTgtaagtattattattttcccTGTATGCATTGGGGAGGATCTTCACAATCTTGTAGCTGTAAATTTGGAGAAGCTTGGGACATTTTTAGAAG GATTTGGAGCTGAATACTTCAGTGTCCCTCAAGAGGGAGTATCGATCCAAGAGAAGCTATTTCCTCGAAGATATAAAAGTGTTCTCACTTCGCAAGAGAGTGAAGAAAATATG GCAAGTTTAGCAACATGGGAACCTCGTCATGGTAGGTTCAGGTTTCGCCATCCTTGGAAACAGCATCGAAAAGTTGGAGACTTGACTCGTGAATGTGCCTACAAAATTGAAGCACTTAACAGCTATC CATTTGAAATCCGTAGCAGAATCCAAGAGCCGTGCACAATGATTAGCTTAGAAACAGGAAAAGCGTTAAAGGACTTGGCATCAGCGATGCAGGAAATGGTCCAATCAACTTCAGTTGATTCCCACATTTCGAATTCAAAAATTGCTGCTGAAAATCTCAAAGCTTTAATAAAATCTGGCTTATGGGAAGGAGTGGAACTTTTAGAGACAATACCAGCTACCGCAGTTGTTTCAGTACTACTAGACCTTGTGGTATGCACTGAGAAAATTGCTGAAGTTGTTCATCAACTTGCTTCCCTTGCTCATTTCAAGAGCAATATGACAGCAGAAAGATCACAGTCAATCGGTCGGAGTACAATCCGACCAATGTCTAGCATTGATCCACGAGAAAATCATGTAATTAACATTGTGGAATGA
- the LOC18590222 gene encoding histone deacetylase 8 isoform X2 has translation MSVPGQPFPTSSTGCIHVFWHEGMLRHDTGRGVFDTGIDPGFLEVLEKHPENSDRVRNIVSILKRGPISPHVSWHTGRPANIPELLSFHSQGYINTLVEADKNGGKEICGGTFLNPGSFDAALLAAGTTLSAMKHILDGHGKLAYALVRPPGHHAQPTQADGYCFFNNAGLAVQLALDSGCRKVTVIDIDVHYGNGTAEGFYRSDKVLTVSLHMNHGSWGPSHPQTGTVDELGEGEGFGYNLNMPLPNGTGDKGYEYAMRELVAPAVQKFEPDVIVLVIGQDSSAELKMYESGTKSGLLRDKNGMLNFTNTGGITRDYLCFSSTPFLPPSPSDYTHNLSLPICLLSVLVKQR, from the exons ATGTCTGTTCCCGGCCAACCTTTTCCAACGTCCTCAACAGGTTGCATCCATGTGTTTTGGCACGAGGGAATGCTAAGACATGACACAGGCCGTGGCGTATTTGACACGGGGATCGACCCAGGTTTCTTGGAGGTGTTAGAAAAGCACCCAGAGAATTCAGACAGGGTCAGAAACATCGTCTCTATCCTCAAAAGAGGACCCATCTCTCCTCACGTCTCTTGGCACACTGGCAGACCTGCTAATATTCCTGAGCTTCTCTCTTTCCATTCCCAAG GATATATTAATACGCTAGTTGAAGCCGACAAGAATGGGGGTAAGGAAATCTGTGGTGGTACCTTCTTGAACCCTGGTTCATTCGATGCCGCTCTGCTAGCTGCCGGTACTACGCTATCAGCTATGAAACATATACTTGATGGCCACGGGAAACTAGCTTATGCATTGGTTAGGCCTCCAGGTCACCATGCTCAACCTACTCAAGCAGATGGGTATTGCTTTTTTAACAACGCAGGGCTTGCTGTGCAATTGGCTTTAGATTCAGGGTGTAGAAAGGTCACGGTCATAGATATCGATGTTCATTATGGCAATGGGACAGCAGAGGGGTTCTATCGGTCTGATAAAGTTCTTACAGTGTCCCTCCATATGAATCATGGTTCTTGGGGTCCTTCTCATCCGCAAACTGGAACAGTAGATGAGCTTGGTGAAGGGGAAGGATTTGGGTATAATTTGAATATGCCTTTGCCAAATGGAACCGGTGACAAGGGATATGAATATGCGATGAGGGAGTTGGTTGCCCCAGCTGTTCAGAAGTTTGAGCCAGATGTGATCGTGCTGGTGATTGGACAGGACTCAAGTGCT GAATTGAAGATGTATGAGAGTGGAACAAAAAGTGGCCTTCTAAGGGATAAAAATGGCATGTTAAATTTCACAAACACCGGAGGCATTACAAGAGATTATTTGTGTTTCTCCTCCACCCCTTTCCTGCCCCCTTCACCCTCTGACTACACACACAACCTTTCCTTGCCAATCT GTTTATTGTCTGTTTTGGTCAAACAGAGATGA
- the LOC18590222 gene encoding histone deacetylase 8 isoform X5 yields MSVPGQPFPTSSTGCIHVFWHEGMLRHDTGRGVFDTGIDPGFLEVLEKHPENSDRVRNIVSILKRGPISPHVSWHTGRPANIPELLSFHSQGYINTLVEADKNGGKEICGGTFLNPGSFDAALLAAGTTLSAMKHILDGHGKLAYALVRPPGHHAQPTQADGYCFFNNAGLAVQLALDSGCRKVTVIDIDVHYGNGTAEGFYRSDKVLTVSLHMNHGSWGPSHPQTGTVDELGEGEGFGYNLNMPLPNGTGDKGYEYAMRELVAPAVQKFEPDVIVLVIGQDSSAMYESGTKSGLLRDKNGMLNFTNTGGITRDYLCFSSTPFLPPSPSDYTHNLSLPIF; encoded by the exons ATGTCTGTTCCCGGCCAACCTTTTCCAACGTCCTCAACAGGTTGCATCCATGTGTTTTGGCACGAGGGAATGCTAAGACATGACACAGGCCGTGGCGTATTTGACACGGGGATCGACCCAGGTTTCTTGGAGGTGTTAGAAAAGCACCCAGAGAATTCAGACAGGGTCAGAAACATCGTCTCTATCCTCAAAAGAGGACCCATCTCTCCTCACGTCTCTTGGCACACTGGCAGACCTGCTAATATTCCTGAGCTTCTCTCTTTCCATTCCCAAG GATATATTAATACGCTAGTTGAAGCCGACAAGAATGGGGGTAAGGAAATCTGTGGTGGTACCTTCTTGAACCCTGGTTCATTCGATGCCGCTCTGCTAGCTGCCGGTACTACGCTATCAGCTATGAAACATATACTTGATGGCCACGGGAAACTAGCTTATGCATTGGTTAGGCCTCCAGGTCACCATGCTCAACCTACTCAAGCAGATGGGTATTGCTTTTTTAACAACGCAGGGCTTGCTGTGCAATTGGCTTTAGATTCAGGGTGTAGAAAGGTCACGGTCATAGATATCGATGTTCATTATGGCAATGGGACAGCAGAGGGGTTCTATCGGTCTGATAAAGTTCTTACAGTGTCCCTCCATATGAATCATGGTTCTTGGGGTCCTTCTCATCCGCAAACTGGAACAGTAGATGAGCTTGGTGAAGGGGAAGGATTTGGGTATAATTTGAATATGCCTTTGCCAAATGGAACCGGTGACAAGGGATATGAATATGCGATGAGGGAGTTGGTTGCCCCAGCTGTTCAGAAGTTTGAGCCAGATGTGATCGTGCTGGTGATTGGACAGGACTCAAGTGCT ATGTATGAGAGTGGAACAAAAAGTGGCCTTCTAAGGGATAAAAATGGCATGTTAAATTTCACAAACACCGGAGGCATTACAAGAGATTATTTGTGTTTCTCCTCCACCCCTTTCCTGCCCCCTTCACCCTCTGACTACACACACAACCTTTCCTTGCCAATCT TTTGA
- the LOC18590222 gene encoding histone deacetylase 8 isoform X3, with translation MSVPGQPFPTSSTGCIHVFWHEGMLRHDTGRGVFDTGIDPGFLEVLEKHPENSDRVRNIVSILKRGPISPHVSWHTGRPANIPELLSFHSQGYINTLVEADKNGGKEICGGTFLNPGSFDAALLAAGTTLSAMKHILDGHGKLAYALVRPPGHHAQPTQADGYCFFNNAGLAVQLALDSGCRKVTVIDIDVHYGNGTAEGFYRSDKVLTVSLHMNHGSWGPSHPQTGTVDELGEGEGFGYNLNMPLPNGTGDKGYEYAMRELVAPAVQKFEPDVIVLVIGQDSSAMYESGTKSGLLRDKNGMLNFTNTGGITRDYLCFSSTPFLPPSPSDYTHNLSLPICLLSVLVKQR, from the exons ATGTCTGTTCCCGGCCAACCTTTTCCAACGTCCTCAACAGGTTGCATCCATGTGTTTTGGCACGAGGGAATGCTAAGACATGACACAGGCCGTGGCGTATTTGACACGGGGATCGACCCAGGTTTCTTGGAGGTGTTAGAAAAGCACCCAGAGAATTCAGACAGGGTCAGAAACATCGTCTCTATCCTCAAAAGAGGACCCATCTCTCCTCACGTCTCTTGGCACACTGGCAGACCTGCTAATATTCCTGAGCTTCTCTCTTTCCATTCCCAAG GATATATTAATACGCTAGTTGAAGCCGACAAGAATGGGGGTAAGGAAATCTGTGGTGGTACCTTCTTGAACCCTGGTTCATTCGATGCCGCTCTGCTAGCTGCCGGTACTACGCTATCAGCTATGAAACATATACTTGATGGCCACGGGAAACTAGCTTATGCATTGGTTAGGCCTCCAGGTCACCATGCTCAACCTACTCAAGCAGATGGGTATTGCTTTTTTAACAACGCAGGGCTTGCTGTGCAATTGGCTTTAGATTCAGGGTGTAGAAAGGTCACGGTCATAGATATCGATGTTCATTATGGCAATGGGACAGCAGAGGGGTTCTATCGGTCTGATAAAGTTCTTACAGTGTCCCTCCATATGAATCATGGTTCTTGGGGTCCTTCTCATCCGCAAACTGGAACAGTAGATGAGCTTGGTGAAGGGGAAGGATTTGGGTATAATTTGAATATGCCTTTGCCAAATGGAACCGGTGACAAGGGATATGAATATGCGATGAGGGAGTTGGTTGCCCCAGCTGTTCAGAAGTTTGAGCCAGATGTGATCGTGCTGGTGATTGGACAGGACTCAAGTGCT ATGTATGAGAGTGGAACAAAAAGTGGCCTTCTAAGGGATAAAAATGGCATGTTAAATTTCACAAACACCGGAGGCATTACAAGAGATTATTTGTGTTTCTCCTCCACCCCTTTCCTGCCCCCTTCACCCTCTGACTACACACACAACCTTTCCTTGCCAATCT GTTTATTGTCTGTTTTGGTCAAACAGAGATGA
- the LOC18590222 gene encoding histone deacetylase 8 isoform X4 — protein MSVPGQPFPTSSTGCIHVFWHEGMLRHDTGRGVFDTGIDPGFLEVLEKHPENSDRVRNIVSILKRGPISPHVSWHTGRPANIPELLSFHSQGYINTLVEADKNGGKEICGGTFLNPGSFDAALLAAGTTLSAMKHILDGHGKLAYALVRPPGHHAQPTQADGYCFFNNAGLAVQLALDSGCRKVTVIDIDVHYGNGTAEGFYRSDKVLTVSLHMNHGSWGPSHPQTGTVDELGEGEGFGYNLNMPLPNGTGDKGYEYAMRELVAPAVQKFEPDVIVLVIGQDSSAELKMYESGTKSGLLRDKNGMLNFTNTGGITRDYLCFSSTPFLPPSPSDYTHNLSLPIF, from the exons ATGTCTGTTCCCGGCCAACCTTTTCCAACGTCCTCAACAGGTTGCATCCATGTGTTTTGGCACGAGGGAATGCTAAGACATGACACAGGCCGTGGCGTATTTGACACGGGGATCGACCCAGGTTTCTTGGAGGTGTTAGAAAAGCACCCAGAGAATTCAGACAGGGTCAGAAACATCGTCTCTATCCTCAAAAGAGGACCCATCTCTCCTCACGTCTCTTGGCACACTGGCAGACCTGCTAATATTCCTGAGCTTCTCTCTTTCCATTCCCAAG GATATATTAATACGCTAGTTGAAGCCGACAAGAATGGGGGTAAGGAAATCTGTGGTGGTACCTTCTTGAACCCTGGTTCATTCGATGCCGCTCTGCTAGCTGCCGGTACTACGCTATCAGCTATGAAACATATACTTGATGGCCACGGGAAACTAGCTTATGCATTGGTTAGGCCTCCAGGTCACCATGCTCAACCTACTCAAGCAGATGGGTATTGCTTTTTTAACAACGCAGGGCTTGCTGTGCAATTGGCTTTAGATTCAGGGTGTAGAAAGGTCACGGTCATAGATATCGATGTTCATTATGGCAATGGGACAGCAGAGGGGTTCTATCGGTCTGATAAAGTTCTTACAGTGTCCCTCCATATGAATCATGGTTCTTGGGGTCCTTCTCATCCGCAAACTGGAACAGTAGATGAGCTTGGTGAAGGGGAAGGATTTGGGTATAATTTGAATATGCCTTTGCCAAATGGAACCGGTGACAAGGGATATGAATATGCGATGAGGGAGTTGGTTGCCCCAGCTGTTCAGAAGTTTGAGCCAGATGTGATCGTGCTGGTGATTGGACAGGACTCAAGTGCT GAATTGAAGATGTATGAGAGTGGAACAAAAAGTGGCCTTCTAAGGGATAAAAATGGCATGTTAAATTTCACAAACACCGGAGGCATTACAAGAGATTATTTGTGTTTCTCCTCCACCCCTTTCCTGCCCCCTTCACCCTCTGACTACACACACAACCTTTCCTTGCCAATCT TTTGA
- the LOC18590222 gene encoding histone deacetylase 8 isoform X1: MSVPGQPFPTSSTGCIHVFWHEGMLRHDTGRGVFDTGIDPGFLEVLEKHPENSDRVRNIVSILKRGPISPHVSWHTGRPANIPELLSFHSQGYINTLVEADKNGGKEICGGTFLNPGSFDAALLAAGTTLSAMKHILDGHGKLAYALVRPPGHHAQPTQADGYCFFNNAGLAVQLALDSGCRKVTVIDIDVHYGNGTAEGFYRSDKVLTVSLHMNHGSWGPSHPQTGTVDELGEGEGFGYNLNMPLPNGTGDKGYEYAMRELVAPAVQKFEPDVIVLVIGQDSSAFDPNGRQCLTMDGYREIGRIVRSLADRHCGGCLLIVQEGGYQVTYSAYCVHATLEGVLNLPLPLLSDPIAYYPEDEAFAVKVIESIKQYQRNTVPILKED, from the exons ATGTCTGTTCCCGGCCAACCTTTTCCAACGTCCTCAACAGGTTGCATCCATGTGTTTTGGCACGAGGGAATGCTAAGACATGACACAGGCCGTGGCGTATTTGACACGGGGATCGACCCAGGTTTCTTGGAGGTGTTAGAAAAGCACCCAGAGAATTCAGACAGGGTCAGAAACATCGTCTCTATCCTCAAAAGAGGACCCATCTCTCCTCACGTCTCTTGGCACACTGGCAGACCTGCTAATATTCCTGAGCTTCTCTCTTTCCATTCCCAAG GATATATTAATACGCTAGTTGAAGCCGACAAGAATGGGGGTAAGGAAATCTGTGGTGGTACCTTCTTGAACCCTGGTTCATTCGATGCCGCTCTGCTAGCTGCCGGTACTACGCTATCAGCTATGAAACATATACTTGATGGCCACGGGAAACTAGCTTATGCATTGGTTAGGCCTCCAGGTCACCATGCTCAACCTACTCAAGCAGATGGGTATTGCTTTTTTAACAACGCAGGGCTTGCTGTGCAATTGGCTTTAGATTCAGGGTGTAGAAAGGTCACGGTCATAGATATCGATGTTCATTATGGCAATGGGACAGCAGAGGGGTTCTATCGGTCTGATAAAGTTCTTACAGTGTCCCTCCATATGAATCATGGTTCTTGGGGTCCTTCTCATCCGCAAACTGGAACAGTAGATGAGCTTGGTGAAGGGGAAGGATTTGGGTATAATTTGAATATGCCTTTGCCAAATGGAACCGGTGACAAGGGATATGAATATGCGATGAGGGAGTTGGTTGCCCCAGCTGTTCAGAAGTTTGAGCCAGATGTGATCGTGCTGGTGATTGGACAGGACTCAAGTGCT TTTGATCCAAATGGAAGACAATGCTTGACAATGGATGGTTATCGTGAGATTGGGCGGATAGTTCGAAGCTTGGCAGATAGGCATTGTGGTGGATGCCTTCTTATTGTCCAAGAAGGGGGATACCAGGTTACATACTCCGCTTATTGTGTTCATGCAACACTAGAAGGTGTGCTTAATCTTCCACTTCCTTTGTTGTCTGATCCTATTGCATATTACCCAGAGGATGAGGCTTTTGCTGTTAAAGTCATTGAATCAATTAAGCAGTACCAAAGGAATACTGTACCAATATTAAAGGAAGATTGA